The Rhododendron vialii isolate Sample 1 chromosome 8a, ASM3025357v1 genome has a window encoding:
- the LOC131298220 gene encoding linamarin synthase 2-like, which yields MGSETPKPHVVIVPFPAQGHVTPMMHLSKLLHSRGFHITFVNTEYNHRRLVRSQGPESVKGLTDFRFETIPDGLPLSDRNVTQYVPLLGDSTRKNSLAPLVDLLRRLNSTPGVPPVSFVISDGLMSFGIEAAKEVGVPEVQFWTASACSFMGYLHYRELIKRGIFPFKDENFVTDGTLDTPIDWIPGMKDIRLKDLPSLLRTTDPNDIGFDFFGEEAQNCLKSSAIIFNTFDEFEQEVLEAIASKFPRIYNIGPLSLLSKQVNTNSQLNSLNPNLWKEDSKVFEWLDRKEPNSVVYLNYGSITVMSAENLREFAWGLANSKHPFLWIVRPDVVMGDSAKLPEEFLEETKDRGLLVSWCPQAKVLKHPSTGAFLTHCGWNSTIEAVCGGTPVICWPYFADQQTNCRYACTTWGMGVEVNNDVKRDEVEALVREMMEGEGGKKMRSKAKEWKKKAEEAVDVGGSSYNNFDRFIKEALLHKE from the exons ATGGGCTCTGAAACACCAAAACCTCACGTGGTTATTGTCCCCTTTCCAGCACAAGGCCATGTCACACCCATGATGCACCTATCCAAGCTCCTCCACTCCAGGGGCTTCCATATCACCTTTGTCAACACCGAGTACAACCACAGGCGTCTGGTTAGGTCTCAAGGACCAGAGTCGGTCAAGGGATTGACCGACTTTCGGTTCGAGACCATTCCGGACGGGCTCCCGCTGTCCGACCGGAACGTGACACAGTACGTGCCGCTTCTGGGTGACTCGACCCGGAAGAACAGTTTGGCCCCGTTGGTGGATTTGTTACGTAGGCTGAATTCCACACCGGGGGTGCCTCCGGTTTCGTTCGTGATTTCTGATGGACTTATGAGCTTTGGCATTGAAGCAGCCAAAGAGGTTGGAGTTCCAGAGGTTCAGTTCTGGACTGCTTCGGCTTGTTCGTTCATGGGGTACCTCCATTATCGAGAGCTCATTAAAAGAGGCATTTTCCCATTTAAAG ACGAGAACTTCGTGACTGATGGTACTCTTGATACTCCCATTGATTGGATACCGGGCATGAAGGACATACGACTCAAGGACCTCCCAAGCTTGCTGAGAACCACCGACCCTAATGATATCGGGTTTGATTTCTTCGGAGAGGAAGCACAAAATTGCCTGAAATCTTCGGCGATAATCTTCAACACCTTTGATGAGTTCGAACAGGAAGTTTTAGAGGCAATCGCATCCAAATTTCCCCGCATCTACAACATCGGACCGCTTAGCTTACTAAGCAAGCAAGTGAATACTAATAGCCAACTCAATTCACTGAATCCGAATCTATGGAAAGAGGACTCCAAAGTTTTTGAATGGCTAGACAGAAAGGAGCCTAACTCAGTTGTGTATTTGAATTATGGAAGCATCACAGTGATGAGTGCGGAGAACTTGAGGGAATTTGCATGGGGGCTTGCAAACAGTAAGCACCCATTTTTGTGGATTGTTAGGCCCGATGTTGTCATGGGTGATTCAGCAAAACTTCCTGAAGAATTCTTGGAGGAGACCAAGGATAGAGGATTGCTAGTGAGCTGGTGCCCTCAGGCCAAAGTGCTTAAGCACCCGTCCACGGGGGCGTTTCTGACGCACTGTGGGTGGAATTCCACGATAGAAGCAGTGTGTGGAGGTACGCCGGTGATTTGCTGGCCTTATTTTGCAGATCAACAGACAAATTGTCGATACGCGTGCACGACTTGGGGCATGGGAGTGGAGGTGAATAATGATGTGAAGCGCGACGAGGTCGAAGCTCTTGTTAGGGAAATGATGGAAGGGGAAGGGGGGAAGAAAATGAGAAGCAAAGCCAAGGAGTGGAAGAAGAAAGCAGAAGAAGCTGTAGACGTTGGGGGATCATCTTACAATAACTTTGATAGGTTCATAAAGGAAGCTCTCCTACACAAAGAGTAA